DNA sequence from the Plasmodium brasilianum strain Bolivian I chromosome 4, whole genome shotgun sequence genome:
tatacaaataaatatataaataaataaacaaaataaatagaacATATCAGGCTAATAAGTACCAGCTGCTCCAACACGGGATTAAAGAGTTCGCGTTActctttcttatttttcatcCCCTCCCCCCCATTTCAAATATCTATCCGGATTTCCCTGTGATGTGTTGCAATTTTTTCCAATTATCTATCTTCTTTCTTCTCTCTTCTTCCCATTTCTTCCATTCTGTTTTTAACCCTGCTGTACTGTACAGTTTGTAAGAGGATCCATGTTCGTGTGTTGTAATTTCCTTATGCTTATGAAATGGCAGCAGTCATTGATATAAGCCTACATATGTGTGGCATGGACGTGTAATtgagtaaatataaataaataaatatatatatataaatataaatatatatatatatatatataatatatatatgtacataccaCGCAAGGTGTATTTgcgtattatttttttcctttttgcttCTCCCTTATCACGAGTAATATAACAGAATGAATAAGCATCccatattttgtatattgtTGCTTgtatagatttttttttttttttttttttcccaagTACATACACATGTTTCAAAGAATTgtataaaaattcttttccctttttaaaaactaaTAAATGGACAAGTAAAATGTATATGGAACAAAAGATTTGATAATGCAGCATTTTATGGaagatatagaaaaaaaaaaaaaaaaaaaaaaaaatgtaagaacaattttatatactcCCACATACATACCTATGCAAATATAATTCTACGTGCATGTCTAAAAATAAGGAGGCACCAAAAATTGAAGTACAAAATTCGAGACTTTGAATGCTTGAAATgctacaaaattattattaaaaaaaaaaaaaaatagtagtgttgcattttttttttttgttcttattaaATTGGCTGtttccttttatttgttGATTTCTCTTCTCTTTTAATGTGTTAGTTGTTAATCAAGTGTGATATGCGTCCTTATATGAAcacataaatgcatatacgtGATCATGAACATAGATATAAACATagatataaacatacatataaacatacatataaacatacatataaacatacatataaatacagaTATAAATACagatataaatacatatataaatacagaTATGAATACACGTGCCCGTAACATCCCCTTTTCAATTTTCAATTTGTTTaagaattaatattttaaaatattttgtatcataattaaaaattcgTCAAATTATTTACTTGGCGTGTTTTATTTGTTGTAATAATGCCTgtacatgtatttttaaGTACACAAGTACCACATTTTTTCTACGCTTGTAAATTgtttatgcataaataaatacgtCCGAGCGCATGGACGGGTAAGCATGATGCTTAACGATTTTATGTGCGTACGTGTCCGCTTGTATATGTACCTGCAcacatgcataaatatatacatccCTACATGCAAAAGTACATACATCCCCgcattcataaataaatacatacctacacatatacatacctacgcatatacatacctacacatatacatacctacacatatacatacctacacatatacatacctacacatatacatacctacacatatacatacctacacatatacatacctacacatatacatacctacacatatacatacctacacatatacatacctacgcatatacatacctACACACATTCTTACCTACAacacatatgcatgtataaatataccaTGTAAAAGTAGCcccttaatatatatatatttcttttttttgtttatttacattttcgtTTTCCTgcttgcatttttttttttttttttttttgtgtgtcttcccttttcttgtttttcaAATGCTGCAGTATATGCGagaacgaaaaaaatatggaaataatATCCCAAAATGTTTATcatcaaaaattaataagagtaaaataatacaaaaaaatatttgttctaATTACAGaactattaaaataattgatatatatgaaaaccTTCCTTTGAATCATTTGAATAATGAAAGAACAAGAATTAAGGAAATTATTCTAGCAAACGATGTAATtgttgttttattaatttctgGTATATCTCGAGCTTATGATATTGTAAATGGACGCTTTTTATGTGAAATTAATCCAAGCAATTTTTCTGTTGTTCACACTATTGTGTACAATTCTTATAACAACACTTTAATAGTTGCCTATGCCTCTTTTCCTGCACATTTGCAGTGTAAAGTTATCGATTGCAATGTAACAAGGAGGATAAaccaagaaaaaaaaaaaaaaaaaaaagtgcatacacacacacatagcCCATTATAGAGCACAATATACCGCTACCATatggatatatttttatttcgtttttctcTACTTCATTTGGATAGGATTTAAAAGTTGGAAAAACAAATTCGTCGGGACTTGGCACTCTATTCGGTATTTCTTTTctcattttccttttctcaattttttttttttttttttttattgataaaGTAGTGGGgataaatatgcaaaaagaCGTAACAAATGAGGTAGCTATATTGCAAATAGGTGAATAGTTGAGCTtgaatgatttttttttttttttttctcagaAAAAGTCATATTGAGTCACCCAGCCTTTTTCGAGTTTTGCGGTACAAAGAAATGTTTCTTCATCACATTCTCATATATACGtaactatgtatatatctatgcatacatacgtatatatatgtgtatgtaagTACCCACGTATGATCTGTATGTGCTTCCTTCCCCCATGTACACTTCTTAACCTTTTAAGAGACGAACGGAAGAATAGGTGCTGCTAACTTAAATACAAATTCATATACATTCTGGGACATGAGAACATATGAACAAGTTTTTGAAATAAAGGAAGAATTTCAGGAAATCAGGttagaaaatgaaatagaGAGTTAATAACTCATCTTTTCGAGTAGATCCGTATGCACATGCAGGAAAAATGAGATGAtgaaatttagaaaaaaatttattgagAAGGTTTTCATTTGAGAAAAgcgtaaaaatgtaaaaacgTAAAAACCATTTTTCAGAGTTTCGGACGGACTAGTGGCCATGTTTAAACAACCCATAAATAACACAATTCCCTTAGCCTTGTTCGATATAGAAAACGGAAAGAGACTTGTACGCCTTTAGCCATACTAATGGAattgcacatatatacatatacatatacctgtacatatacacatatacatatgtatatatgagtacagtatgcatacatgtatgtgtgAGGACAAGTccatttgttcatattttaaatttgctATTAGGTTGAAACTGTTATATCGATTTTGCCAAGAAGAGAAATGCAATTTTTAGAACTGCTCGTTTCTAAATTATTGGTTATGCTAGTGAAAAATAGCACATGTAAAACTCTCATAGTTCCATACATaggtgtacatatatttacatatatatatatatatgtatatgtatatgtataagtatatgtatatgtataagtatatgtatatgtataagtatatgtatatgtatgtacaagTTGCACGGTCAGCGGatgcaatatattttttaaaagctgcatatcattttaatatatttagaattCCCTTTATTCAGATAAAGCAAGAAGGCTCCTCCTTAAGAATTTATGACCTACTAAAGAAGACACGACAGAAAGTTAAAAACACGTACACATTTCAGCCGACAGCCTTTGTCTTTTACGACGTAAGGAGAGAGAAAAGCGCTTGTATGCGCATTGGAGTATATGATTGTGGGagtgtacgtatgtatatatatatatatatgtacataaagaGAGACACGCACACAGTGAGCTAAAATGCAGagaatacatttatatgtgcaCACAATAATTACCAGCTTGCTCCTTttctgaaaatttttttgttagcACCCCTCCCCGATTAATGGCAAGGTTTACAACAACGAAGTACGCTCtctcaaaaagaaaaaaacaaaacggaccaaaaaatgaagaaaagttgaagcaaaataaataaagaaaaacaaattaaccATAGTAAATAAGAACAAATCAAatgagaaggaaaaaaaaaaaaaaaagtcattTGTAAAAGCAAAAGGGAATATGAGAAAAATTGGGAATTAATGCTAAAATTGAGCAAGCAAGTTATAGTATAAACTAACTGAGCCAATTTTGTAGATCCCCAAATAACATGTACCTTTtcttgctttatttttttttagataagTAAAAAGTTCTTTACGATATCAAGTGATCTGATTGAGTTTTGGGAGTTAGATTCGTTCATGCTGCGGAAGATGTATGCTATATATGTTCCAGGTTTGGCTTGTTACCAATAAGgacatataaatgaatacatgtatatgtttatgtacgtacgtacgtatgtatgtatttatgtatatgcatgtacctatgtatgtatatatttatgcacgCATGAATATGCACACCTATGAGTTATGTTCACAACATACCGTTATCATACACAAGCGCAATGCTAATTGGAAACCGGATGTTATTTCCTTAGGACTAAGAGATCCTGATTTGTGTAATCACAGTCTGATGGCCGAGATTCTATGCTTATACAGTTCAAATGCTTTTGacaaaatacaaaaatacgAAAGTTTATTTAACTATGTTGATAGTTCAGATACAAGAACTGATTCCATGCATCATGACTTTGTAGATAAGGAGATGATAAaggaaaaggataaaaatatgttatataagaaaaagatactaaataataatattcaagacaataaattaaaaactgatatagataaagaaaattttaattttggaGCACtcttattcttttctttaaatgATGGAGagtttttaaattacatttCAGAAAATGTGTGTGGTCATTCTGTCGAAGTCCTTGCTTCTAACAGCTCCATGACGGTACtacttttcaaaaaatatgactACCCGTGTGGAAGAAAATGCGTCCGTGAAGTGGATTTACGTTTGTACAACCATATACACgtgtatatgcatgtgttTATACATGCATGCGTACGTATGTATTATACGCCTGAGCATCCACTGGATAACCGAATTGCACGAGTCCATAAATCGTGTCCTTTTTACTTCTTCCCCAAACTTCGGTTTACCTCATGGCatgatttattattattattattattttttttttttttatttattttttttttttatcgttCGAACAATATTTAAgactattttaatttttcaaaatttcaaattttcAAATGTTTATCAGACAATCATATGCGGTGACGATAAAGGATTCGTCCGAATTTTAAGAAACAATCCCAAATTTGACGATTTCGAAATAAGGAATTCCAAACAGGTAAATGTACGTCCTtgttaaaaggaaaattccTTCATATATGATGAGCTGAGCAAGCTTGTTGCAAGGAATAAACAGCATGAATGACTCGCTATTTAACCCCatcatacgtatatatacaattatgtatatatatatatatatatatatgtgtgcatatgtacacacagcACAAGGAAATACCACGAAACCGATTTCATTACATACCTTTTTCACTATGCCGATGCTTTACAGAATACATACGACAGACGGATATGCGAAAATGCGTTTATTAGAGAGGAGTTAAGTATGGAGAATGGTGAAAAAAGATTGCATCagattaaaagaaaaaaaaaatatcaaggTGAACGTGAAAAGGAATTGTTAAAGAAGCCGAAGATTTATAAATTCTCTGATAGGGAGATATCTGCTTAGAAATAAGCTACAACGAGTTGGCAATTAGGCATGCGCgtgcatatattatacatacatatacattcataAGCATACTCGAATATTTATATCCTTGACACAAAACTattcctttattttgttcttgttttttgttttttgtctttttttttttttttttcattttatattacacaATTTCTGtgatactttttttttttttttttgttctttatgTTACTTATTTTGGGCCTATTCTtacagaagaaaaaaaaaacaaaacatacatagtacatacgtatgtacataaaaataaatatattttatatatataaatttgttttaaatttataattttatccaagtgctaatattttgttatttcagttttttcgtttttttttttttttttttttgttatacttaattctttttttttttcaacaaaAATGATGAGTCTaggtaaaaattaaaatgggGAAATGTTTATATGAGTAACTGAACCTATGAAATTTCGACGCTCAAATGGGGAAATAACTCCTCCACATGGTATTAAAAGTAGATCATTCCTATGGGTTTATATGcgggtatatatattatacatatacatacacatacacatatatgtattcatatatatataaaccgCTACGTTCTATCGCGTACAAGTAGTCGTTCGAgtcaaatatatacatgcgcaAACGTAAtgagttttttttcttttttttttttgccgtTTTTTATCTTATGTAAATTGGAGTTCTTGTGCGCTTCTTCGCGCTTCATCGTGAATATATTGAATGATTTAgaattatctttattttataattgtaaTGAGAGAAAGTGGGTGTTTTTTGTGTTCTTACAAATATTTGCTAtagttcatatatacataaacgtactaatttatttacatatatattatatatatatatatatatatatatattattatatatatataatgtatatataaatttattttattttattttttttttttttgtattaaggagaaacaataattttttttgtagaaaGCCAGAAATTTTAACTGCTGAGTAATCCATTCAGTTCTGAATTTTATTAGGTTCGATTTTatcgtatatatacatattttcatatttatacacatatatcatgtatcatatacatataataatggTATATCCTCTATATTGATCTTATCATGAAATTGtgcatttacatttttattctgtACAGTAGTAATGATATTACAGAAGAGCGTAAGATGAATTATACGTATCTCCTTCATCATCTTCCATTTTAGTAGTAATATTGTAAGCTCTTAATATAAAGaatgtaagaaaaaaaaaaaaaaaaaaaaaaaatatatatatataatatatattctgcTGAATCTGcggagttttttttttttttttttattttttttttatcatttttagagaaagagaaataaaaaataataatgtgaTAAAAGGGAAGAAGAAATTTTTTGTGAAAacgggaaaaaaaagaataattatttttgagtAGGTTACTGTATTTTATATCTATCAAATAAAGGGAgtattaaaacatttataacaaaatatatatccatatataataatagttaaGCGTAACTGTTTTTTTCCCACTATCtatctatgtatgtatatatatatatatatatggctAGCTATTTGGAGGGTGTTTCAATGAAAAGGTAGACTACCTTGCTTCCATTGGAATGTACCAACTGAGGGCCATTTTTGTACgctaatgaatattttttgtatataatattacttatttgtatattcttCATATAAGGCCTACAAGTGTACGTATtcgaaattttatttttgaaaaaatatgcgCGTCCTGGCATACCCCATTTTCCCAATTTAC
Encoded proteins:
- a CDS encoding hypothetical protein (conserved Plasmodium protein) gives rise to the protein MRERKKYGNNIPKCLSSKINKSKIIQKNICSNYRTIKIIDIYENLPLNHLNNERTRIKEIILANDVIVVLLISGISRAYDIVNGRFLCEINPSNFSVVHTIVYNSYNNTLIVAYASFPAHLQCKVIDCNDLKVGKTNSSGLGTLFEKVILSHPAFFEFCETNGRIGAANLNTNSYTFWDMRTYEQVFEIKEEFQEIRVSDGLVAMFKQPINNTIPLALFDIENGKRLVETVISILPRREMQFLELLVSKLLIKQEGSSLRIYDLLKKTRQKVKNTYTFQPTAFVFYDHPSPINGKVYNNEISKKFFTISSDLIEFWELDSFMLRKMYAIYVPGLRDPDLCNHSLMAEILCLYSSNAFDKIQKYESLFNYVDSSDTRTDSMHHDFVDKEMIKEKDKNMLYKKKILNNNIQDNKLKTDIDKENFNFGALLFFSLNDGEFLNYISENVCGHSVEVLASNSSMTTILIFQNFKFSNVYQTIICGDDKGFVRILRNNPKFDDFEIRNSKQNTYDRRICENAFIREELSMENGEKRLHQIKRKKKYQGEREKELLKKPKIYKFSDREISA